The DNA segment TCTGGGAAAAGTAGTAAAGTACGATAAGAAGTACGAATCCGAAAAGGACCTGGAGCGCGCGCGTGCCTTCGAGCATCCTGAGGGCGTAGTAAATGATAAAAGCGACCAGAACTATATCCACCGTATCCCATACGTATCTGAAATGTAGCATTGTATCCAACATGATCAGTTCCCGAATTTTTCTCTCAGGCTTTTATGCGACCTCCCAGGAAAAGTTAATTTGCCTTCGATACCGCGTCCGCCATGCGGCTTACCCGTTTCATATAGGCGACATCGTGTACTCTGATGACGGATGCTCCGTTCAGGATAGCTATGGCTACCGTGGCGGCGGTTCCCTCTGTCCTGTCGTTAACCGGTGTGCCCAGCGTGTGTCCTATAAAGGATTTATTCGAGGTGCCTATTAAGACGGGTTTGCCTAATTCTCCGAGCCTATTTAAATGTTTGAGGAGAATCAGATTCTGTTCCGCCGTTTTGCCGAATCCGATACCCGGGTCAACGAGTATGCTGTCTTCACCAACCCCTTTCTCGATCGCCTTGTTGACGGAAATCTGGAGGGATTCCATTACGTCGTCGATCAGGGAAGCGTATTGGGTTTTTTTTTGCATGTCCCTGGGCCTGGACGTCGTATGCATAAGCACCAGCGCCGCTCCGTATCTTGAGGCGAGTTCGGCGATTTCATCGTCGAATTTTAATCCGCTTATATCGTTTATGACGGAGACGCCCTCATCAAGCGCCTCGCGGGCGACGCGGGGCTTGGTCGTGTCGACTGACATCACAATATCAAATCTTTTATATATTTCCCTGATAACCGGGATGACCCTTGTGATCTCTTCCTCTTCCGATATTCCTTCGGAGCCCGGTCTTGTCGATTCGCCGCCTATATCTACAATGTCGGCTCCTTCTTCTATCATTTTTTCGGCCCGCTTTAACGCAAGGTCAACCTCGAAATACCGGCCGCCGTCATAGAAGGAGTCGGGCGTAAGGTTTAACACGCCCATTATGTGGGTTCTTTCGTGGAGGGGTAGTTCTCTGTCTCTACATTTGAGTATGGTATGAGGTGATGCCGCT comes from the Deltaproteobacteria bacterium genome and includes:
- the folP gene encoding dihydropteroate synthase produces the protein MRRQSEPKNNIDNDDMSIKYRTLAASPHTILKCRDRELPLHERTHIMGVLNLTPDSFYDGGRYFEVDLALKRAEKMIEEGADIVDIGGESTRPGSEGISEEEEITRVIPVIREIYKRFDIVMSVDTTKPRVAREALDEGVSVINDISGLKFDDEIAELASRYGAALVLMHTTSRPRDMQKKTQYASLIDDVMESLQISVNKAIEKGVGEDSILVDPGIGFGKTAEQNLILLKHLNRLGELGKPVLIGTSNKSFIGHTLGTPVNDRTEGTAATVAIAILNGASVIRVHDVAYMKRVSRMADAVSKAN